One Nitrosopumilus piranensis genomic region harbors:
- the aroA gene encoding 3-phosphoshikimate 1-carboxyvinyltransferase has product MKCKVEKSKISGQIVCPPNKSYTHRAIFLASLAGNDSRVVNILSSADTAATIETCKKFGAEIETENSSIIIKKPIKFDKIVPEINTENSGTTIRIASGIASLFSEEITLTGDESLQKRPMQPLLDALSSMGAQCQSTDGKPPIKIKGKISGGDVTIPGNFSSQFISALLISAPLTENGINLSIKDNLVSKPYLDATIATMRKFGVSVQTLIPYKRYNISPQIYKATTFTVPIDFSSLALLLSAAVLNGDKTIIKGDIGDLPQGDEVFIDILEQLGVTINIDEDEIKIISPKKLKGGRFDLSNSPDLLPPLAILALNSETPIEIVNVKHARLKETDRIAITSRELKKLGIKVEEKEDGLILESSENLNGAELNSENDHRLFMAFCIAGIYVGNCSVTDPESVKVSYPNFIEEMNRLGAKIQIP; this is encoded by the coding sequence ATGAAGTGTAAAGTAGAAAAGTCAAAAATTTCAGGACAGATAGTTTGTCCTCCAAACAAAAGCTATACACACAGAGCAATTTTTCTTGCATCACTTGCTGGAAATGATAGTAGGGTAGTCAATATATTATCATCAGCTGATACTGCAGCAACAATTGAGACCTGCAAAAAATTTGGTGCTGAAATAGAAACAGAAAACTCTTCAATAATTATCAAAAAACCCATAAAATTTGATAAAATTGTGCCTGAAATCAACACAGAAAACTCTGGAACAACAATCAGAATAGCCTCAGGAATTGCAAGTTTGTTTTCTGAAGAGATTACTTTGACAGGGGATGAGAGTCTCCAAAAAAGACCCATGCAGCCTCTTTTAGATGCATTATCAAGTATGGGGGCTCAATGTCAATCAACAGATGGAAAGCCACCAATCAAAATTAAAGGAAAGATTTCAGGAGGAGATGTTACAATTCCAGGAAACTTTTCTAGCCAGTTTATTTCTGCATTATTAATTAGTGCACCATTAACTGAAAATGGAATCAATCTTTCAATAAAAGACAATCTAGTTTCAAAACCATATCTTGATGCAACTATTGCAACAATGAGAAAATTTGGAGTTAGTGTGCAAACATTGATACCATATAAGAGATATAACATATCACCACAAATCTATAAAGCAACAACATTTACAGTTCCAATTGATTTCTCTAGTCTTGCATTACTTTTATCAGCAGCAGTACTCAATGGAGATAAAACAATAATCAAAGGAGATATTGGGGATTTACCACAGGGCGATGAAGTTTTCATTGACATTTTAGAACAGTTAGGAGTTACTATCAATATTGATGAAGATGAAATTAAAATTATATCACCTAAGAAATTAAAAGGTGGAAGATTTGACTTAAGTAATTCACCAGATCTTTTACCACCATTAGCAATATTGGCATTAAATTCAGAAACCCCAATTGAGATTGTCAATGTCAAACATGCAAGATTAAAAGAAACAGACAGAATTGCAATTACATCTAGGGAGTTGAAAAAACTGGGAATCAAAGTTGAAGAAAAAGAAGACGGATTAATTTTAGAATCATCTGAAAACCTTAATGGTGCAGAATTAAATTCTGAAAATGATCACAGATTATTCATGGCATTTTGTATTGCAGGAATATATGTAGGAAATTGTAGTGTTACAGATCCAGAGTCAGTTAAAGTGTCATATCCTAATTTCATTGAAGAGATGAATAGATTGGGAGCAAAAATTCAGATTCCATAA
- the aroC gene encoding chorismate synthase, which yields MLPGSSIGQRLVLTSFGESHGKSIGAVLDGCPAGLEIDEKDIQKMLDQRKPGQNLISTQRKEGDVIEIISGVFRGHTTGAPITMVIWNSDQKSKDYENLKTKLRPGHSDYTAMVKYNQKNDYRGGGRFSGRLTATHVMGGAIARKLLKVTLGIETNSFTSQIGKIKMERQFNEKMINSIYKNEVRCPETKTAKMMRTSILDARKKGDSLGGIIESVTTNVPVGLGEPIFSSLESDLSKAIFSIPSVKGVEFGSGFRGSELYGSENNDLYTVKRGKIITKTNNSGGILGGISNGMPITMRIAFKPASSISQKQSTIDIKTKKETTLQVKGRHDPCVVPRAPPVVDSLVALTIADHALISGQIKPVL from the coding sequence ATGTTGCCGGGAAGTTCTATTGGTCAGCGTCTTGTGTTGACAAGTTTTGGTGAAAGTCATGGGAAATCCATTGGCGCAGTTTTAGATGGTTGTCCTGCAGGATTAGAAATTGATGAAAAAGACATTCAAAAAATGTTAGATCAAAGAAAACCAGGTCAGAATCTAATTTCAACACAAAGAAAAGAAGGCGATGTTATAGAAATTATCTCAGGAGTGTTTAGGGGACATACAACCGGTGCTCCAATAACAATGGTAATTTGGAACAGTGATCAAAAATCAAAAGATTATGAAAATTTGAAAACAAAACTTAGGCCCGGACATTCAGATTATACGGCCATGGTAAAATATAATCAAAAAAATGATTATAGAGGAGGAGGACGATTTTCTGGAAGATTAACTGCAACACATGTGATGGGAGGAGCCATTGCAAGAAAACTTCTAAAAGTAACATTGGGAATTGAAACAAATTCGTTTACATCACAAATTGGAAAAATAAAGATGGAAAGACAATTCAATGAAAAAATGATTAATTCAATTTATAAAAATGAAGTTAGATGTCCTGAAACTAAAACAGCAAAAATGATGAGAACAAGTATTTTGGATGCACGAAAGAAAGGAGACTCGTTAGGAGGAATTATTGAATCAGTAACAACAAATGTTCCAGTAGGTTTAGGGGAACCAATTTTCAGTTCATTAGAATCAGATTTGAGTAAAGCAATATTTTCCATTCCATCTGTAAAAGGTGTAGAGTTTGGTTCAGGGTTTAGAGGATCAGAGCTTTATGGTTCAGAAAATAACGACTTGTATACAGTAAAGAGAGGCAAAATCATTACAAAAACAAATAATTCTGGAGGAATTCTAGGAGGAATTTCAAACGGCATGCCTATTACTATGAGAATCGCATTCAAACCTGCATCATCTATTTCACAAAAACAAAGTACCATAGACATTAAAACCAAAAAAGAAACTACGCTTCAAGTAAAAGGAAGACATGACCCATGTGTTGTTCCAAGGGCACCACCTGTAGTTGACTCCCTTGTAGCACTAACAATTGCAGATCATGCTCTAATTTCAGGGCAAATTAAGCCTGTTTTGTAA
- a CDS encoding aminotransferase class I/II-fold pyridoxal phosphate-dependent enzyme, whose amino-acid sequence MSDINDLRDKMEEVTLEMIKLLKTRTDIAKKIGEVKKNIGKVVTDETREENLRTKVISVCQEIGLDEKIATKFLNFLLNESIKVQSTNKQTHLSIFLKAKELEQQGKKIIHMEVGEPDFLPPTIVKDALEEVYDKGFLKYGQVRGMPIFRETLAKYVNKKFKTSITQENIIVSPGARFSIFTAITTLLNPGDEIIVIEPAWPAYKDCALNSGIKVRTINTTLESKWEPSIEQIQKTINPNTKMIVLNYPNNPTGKILPEKLQDEIIEIAKKNNLYVLSDEIYSEYVKESWKSILSYNYEKGIVTQSFSKSHAMTGFRIGYAIADHKIIEKMSKLQALCLTNVSEPIQYIAMKALESDTSNNNKTVQNRLDLLIQKADELNLDIIVPDGAMYVFARINKDGFDGVQFANKTLEKGLAIAPGEGFGDYKNFIRISACQDEKTLIEGMNILKETMSEYQ is encoded by the coding sequence ATGTCAGATATCAACGACCTACGAGACAAGATGGAGGAAGTAACTCTTGAAATGATAAAGTTACTAAAAACTAGAACAGATATTGCAAAAAAGATAGGAGAAGTAAAGAAAAACATAGGTAAAGTAGTAACAGATGAAACACGCGAAGAAAATCTTCGTACAAAAGTAATTTCAGTATGTCAGGAAATTGGATTAGATGAAAAAATTGCTACAAAGTTTTTGAATTTTCTACTAAACGAATCAATCAAAGTACAATCAACAAACAAACAGACACATCTTTCAATATTTCTTAAAGCAAAAGAACTGGAACAGCAGGGTAAAAAAATTATCCATATGGAGGTAGGAGAACCAGACTTTTTACCCCCAACAATTGTCAAAGATGCATTAGAAGAAGTGTATGATAAAGGATTTTTGAAATATGGGCAAGTAAGGGGAATGCCAATCTTCAGAGAGACACTAGCCAAATATGTCAATAAAAAATTCAAAACAAGCATCACACAAGAAAATATCATAGTAAGCCCAGGTGCAAGATTTTCAATATTTACAGCGATTACTACACTTCTAAATCCAGGTGACGAAATAATTGTAATTGAGCCTGCATGGCCTGCATACAAAGATTGTGCACTAAATTCAGGAATTAAGGTTAGAACAATTAATACAACATTAGAAAGTAAATGGGAGCCTTCAATAGAACAAATCCAAAAAACAATAAATCCAAATACAAAAATGATTGTCTTGAATTATCCTAATAATCCAACAGGAAAAATTCTTCCAGAAAAACTACAAGATGAGATTATTGAGATTGCTAAAAAGAATAATCTCTATGTTCTAAGTGATGAAATTTATTCAGAATATGTAAAGGAAAGCTGGAAAAGTATTTTGAGTTATAATTATGAAAAAGGTATTGTAACACAATCGTTTTCAAAATCTCACGCAATGACTGGATTTAGAATTGGATATGCAATTGCAGACCACAAAATCATTGAAAAAATGTCAAAGCTTCAAGCTTTGTGTCTAACAAATGTATCAGAACCCATCCAATACATTGCTATGAAGGCATTAGAATCAGATACATCCAACAATAATAAAACAGTTCAAAATAGATTAGATCTATTGATCCAAAAAGCAGATGAATTGAATTTAGATATCATTGTTCCAGATGGAGCGATGTATGTTTTTGCTAGAATTAACAAAGATGGTTTTGATGGAGTGCAATTTGCAAATAAAACTCTTGAAAAGGGTTTAGCAATAGCTCCTGGAGAAGGATTTGGAGATTACAAAAATTTCATAAGAATTTCTGCATGTCAAGACGAGAAGACACTAATTGAGGGAATGAATATACTAAAGGAGACCATGAGTGAATATCAATGA
- a CDS encoding prephenate dehydrogenase/arogenate dehydrogenase family protein, giving the protein MKKVTVIGAGGQMGQWFAKYFADKGFEVTGFDSENKIPGKNIIQSDSLVGGILKADYVVLCTPTRRTPEIIRLIAKEMKRGTYLIEISSEKSKVVSSLSKMPAKINPICIHPMFGPGVKTIKGQNIISVPIKDAKKELTVTKSLFEGANFVTIDAVEHDKKIAVILGLTHLMNLVFANIVSKDEKMLLTEKMSGTTFRVQKTLAESIMTESPELIETIIANPEIRRVAEELWKDIGRLLTAVQESKTEEVVNYIKDCQERLAKHTDINESYKKLTKMVKAVEK; this is encoded by the coding sequence ATGAAGAAAGTTACAGTTATTGGAGCAGGAGGCCAAATGGGTCAATGGTTTGCAAAATATTTTGCAGATAAAGGATTTGAAGTTACAGGATTTGATTCAGAAAATAAGATTCCAGGTAAAAACATCATACAATCAGATTCATTAGTAGGTGGAATTCTGAAGGCAGATTATGTAGTGCTATGCACCCCAACAAGAAGAACTCCTGAAATCATCAGGTTGATTGCAAAAGAAATGAAAAGAGGAACATATCTAATTGAAATTTCATCTGAAAAATCTAAAGTTGTATCATCATTATCAAAAATGCCGGCAAAAATTAATCCAATTTGTATTCATCCAATGTTTGGCCCAGGTGTAAAAACAATTAAAGGCCAAAATATAATTTCAGTTCCAATTAAAGATGCAAAAAAAGAGCTTACTGTAACAAAATCATTATTTGAAGGAGCGAATTTTGTTACAATTGATGCAGTAGAACATGACAAAAAAATTGCAGTTATTTTGGGATTAACACATTTGATGAATTTAGTTTTTGCAAACATTGTTTCAAAGGACGAAAAAATGTTACTTACAGAAAAAATGTCAGGTACAACTTTCAGAGTTCAAAAAACTTTGGCAGAAAGTATTATGACAGAGTCACCAGAATTAATTGAGACCATCATTGCTAATCCAGAAATTCGTAGAGTTGCAGAAGAACTTTGGAAAGATATTGGCAGACTGCTTACTGCAGTTCAAGAATCAAAGACAGAAGAAGTAGTAAACTACATCAAAGATTGTCAGGAAAGACTAGCCAAGCATACAGACATCAATGAGTCATACAAGAAACTTACAAAGATGGTCAAAGCCGTTGAAAAATAA
- a CDS encoding NUDIX domain-containing protein, with protein MRSTKIVTSFIKSNEKLLILKRSEEVKTMKGLWAGISGIIEKNEEPLKRAKIEIFEEVGITEDKITLIKAAEEIRVNSPQYQNHEWEIFPFLFEAKNPTIKLNWENSDFRWIKVDELEKFETVPSLQKVLFNLL; from the coding sequence ATGCGTTCAACAAAGATAGTTACATCTTTTATCAAAAGTAATGAAAAATTACTGATTCTAAAGAGAAGTGAAGAAGTCAAAACTATGAAAGGTTTGTGGGCAGGCATTAGTGGAATCATAGAGAAAAATGAAGAGCCATTGAAAAGAGCAAAAATTGAAATTTTTGAGGAAGTTGGAATTACAGAAGATAAAATAACTTTGATCAAAGCTGCAGAAGAAATAAGAGTAAATTCACCCCAATACCAAAATCACGAATGGGAGATTTTTCCATTTTTATTTGAAGCAAAAAATCCAACTATCAAACTCAATTGGGAAAATTCTGATTTTAGATGGATTAAAGTAGATGAATTAGAAAAGTTTGAAACAGTTCCTAGCCTTCAAAAAGTATTATTCAATTTGTTGTAA
- the thiC gene encoding phosphomethylpyrimidine synthase ThiC, translated as MATQMTAARRGVATDEMKQVAKDEDVSLEWLIPKIAKGSIIIPSNNCRPQKIHNVGIGKGLKTKVNVNIGTSTLNVNLEEEIEKAKVAVKYHADTMMDLSDGGDVKQIRKTLLETAPITFGTVPIYEAYNYGVEIHKNPLNLTEDDYLNAFENNAKDGVDYTTIHCGITKDIAKRILKVQRHGGVVSKGGTITAAWMLKHDKENPYLTHYDYLVEMAKKYDVTFSLGDALRPGSILDSHDELQVQEMINISQLTKRAHEQDVQVMVEGPGHVPLNEVAANVRLAKSLIGDVPYYVLGPLVTDVASGHDHIASAIGAAVSASEGVDLLCYLTPSEHLALPNADEVKAGLIAYRIAAHAGDLVKIRDKAIKWDMEMTEARRTLDWEKQLALSIDPEEAAKIHSRTGQHPGNNVPCTMCGGACVYMMLPQQKKYEKENENLQQIE; from the coding sequence ATGGCAACTCAAATGACTGCTGCACGACGTGGTGTTGCAACTGATGAAATGAAACAAGTTGCAAAAGATGAAGATGTTTCACTTGAATGGCTAATTCCAAAAATTGCAAAGGGCTCTATAATTATTCCAAGTAACAATTGCAGACCACAAAAAATTCACAATGTTGGAATTGGTAAGGGCCTTAAAACTAAAGTTAATGTAAACATTGGAACATCAACATTAAATGTAAATCTTGAAGAAGAGATTGAAAAAGCAAAGGTTGCCGTAAAGTATCATGCTGACACTATGATGGATCTTAGTGATGGTGGTGATGTTAAGCAAATAAGAAAGACTTTGCTAGAAACTGCTCCGATAACTTTTGGAACTGTTCCAATCTATGAGGCATACAATTATGGTGTTGAGATTCACAAAAATCCTCTGAATCTTACTGAAGATGATTATCTAAATGCATTTGAAAATAATGCAAAAGACGGTGTTGATTATACTACTATACACTGTGGAATTACAAAAGATATTGCTAAAAGGATTCTCAAGGTTCAGAGACATGGTGGTGTAGTTAGTAAGGGGGGTACGATTACTGCGGCATGGATGTTAAAACATGACAAAGAAAATCCCTACTTGACTCATTATGATTACCTTGTTGAAATGGCAAAGAAATATGATGTAACTTTTAGCCTTGGTGATGCCCTGAGACCCGGCTCAATTTTGGATTCGCATGATGAATTACAAGTTCAAGAAATGATCAATATCTCACAATTAACTAAACGTGCACATGAACAAGATGTGCAAGTAATGGTTGAAGGACCAGGGCATGTTCCATTAAATGAAGTTGCAGCAAATGTTAGACTTGCAAAATCTCTAATCGGTGATGTTCCATATTATGTTCTAGGTCCGTTAGTGACTGATGTTGCATCTGGACATGATCATATAGCAAGTGCAATTGGTGCAGCCGTATCTGCAAGTGAGGGTGTTGATCTTTTGTGTTATCTTACCCCTTCAGAACATCTTGCATTACCTAATGCCGATGAAGTAAAGGCTGGATTAATTGCATATAGAATAGCTGCGCATGCAGGTGATCTTGTAAAAATTCGTGATAAAGCTATCAAATGGGATATGGAAATGACTGAGGCCCGTCGTACTTTGGATTGGGAAAAACAACTTGCATTATCAATTGATCCTGAAGAAGCAGCAAAAATTCATAGTAGAACTGGCCAGCATCCTGGCAATAATGTTCCTTGTACTATGTGTGGTGGTGCATGTGTCTATATGATGCTGCCACAACAAAAAAAGTATGAAAAAGAAAATGAAAATTTACAACAAATTGAATAA
- the thiD gene encoding bifunctional hydroxymethylpyrimidine kinase/phosphomethylpyrimidine kinase: protein MNILSIGGSDPSSGAGIQSDITMFSKLNVHTLTAITAITSQNTSSFGIVEPVSPKILKKQLESLFSDFKIDGIKIGMVYNAKLMKVIYQQLKKLKIPIVVDPVIKSTTGGKLLEFKSVKDFQKYIIPLATVLTPNKFEAEILSKIKISSKNTPETVAKTLQKMGAKNVVITGIEENNNKVSDFVLEKNSMYMISDEKISKINHGSGCTYSAAIVYSLVNKKNIKESLYFAKKFTHNSIKNAKKFGRGIPITNIENKKSIEEELSSAITKFTKINGIYKNIPECQTNFVFSKQKPKSTKDVLGISGRIVRAGKNVIVAGNLEYGGSKHVATALLAMNKKYPQICSAINLKYQNETISKIKKSKLVVSNYDRNKEPQDVKNKGSTIKWGINSAIKNSKSCPDIIYHKGDFGKEPMIIVFGNTPKNILKKISKITR, encoded by the coding sequence GTGAACATACTTTCTATTGGTGGATCTGATCCGTCATCAGGTGCAGGAATTCAAAGTGACATTACAATGTTTTCAAAATTGAATGTTCATACATTGACAGCAATAACAGCAATTACAAGTCAAAATACTTCTAGTTTTGGAATAGTTGAACCAGTATCACCAAAAATATTAAAAAAACAGTTGGAATCATTGTTTTCAGATTTTAAAATTGATGGGATCAAAATTGGAATGGTGTATAATGCAAAATTAATGAAAGTGATTTATCAACAATTAAAAAAATTAAAAATTCCTATTGTAGTTGATCCAGTAATAAAATCAACTACAGGAGGAAAACTATTAGAATTCAAATCAGTAAAAGACTTTCAAAAATACATCATCCCACTTGCCACAGTTCTTACACCAAACAAATTTGAAGCAGAGATTCTTTCAAAAATAAAAATTTCATCAAAAAATACTCCTGAAACAGTTGCTAAAACCCTTCAAAAAATGGGTGCAAAAAATGTTGTAATTACAGGAATTGAAGAAAACAACAACAAAGTATCAGACTTTGTTCTAGAAAAGAATTCAATGTATATGATTTCAGATGAAAAAATTTCAAAAATTAATCATGGTAGTGGATGTACCTATTCTGCAGCTATAGTATATTCACTTGTAAACAAAAAAAATATCAAAGAATCACTATATTTTGCAAAAAAATTTACACATAATTCAATAAAAAATGCAAAAAAGTTCGGGAGAGGAATACCAATTACAAACATAGAAAATAAAAAAAGTATCGAAGAAGAACTATCATCTGCAATAACAAAGTTTACAAAAATTAACGGAATTTACAAGAACATTCCAGAGTGTCAAACAAATTTTGTATTCTCAAAACAAAAACCAAAATCTACAAAAGATGTTTTAGGAATTTCAGGTAGAATTGTAAGGGCAGGAAAAAATGTTATTGTTGCAGGGAATTTAGAATACGGAGGTTCAAAACATGTAGCAACTGCACTCTTGGCAATGAATAAAAAATACCCCCAGATTTGCTCTGCAATTAATTTAAAATACCAAAATGAAACCATATCAAAAATTAAAAAATCTAAATTAGTTGTTAGTAATTATGATAGAAATAAGGAACCCCAAGATGTTAAAAATAAAGGTTCAACAATCAAGTGGGGGATAAATTCTGCAATTAAAAATTCAAAAAGTTGTCCAGACATAATTTATCATAAAGGGGATTTTGGAAAAGAACCAATGATAATTGTTTTTGGAAATACTCCAAAAAATATTTTGAAAAAAATCTCAAAAATAACAAGATGA